A genomic region of Balaenoptera acutorostrata chromosome 4, mBalAcu1.1, whole genome shotgun sequence contains the following coding sequences:
- the ECE2 gene encoding endothelin-converting enzyme 2 isoform X1, producing MSVALQEMGGGGNMVEYKRATLRDEDAPETPVEGGASPDAVEVGKGVIPVSPGPRPGMTSGTPGSSGLPWRVTCPHLRSISGLCARTMVGFRKRTRHLLGSHTQLELVLAGVSLLLAALLLGCLVALWVQYHRDPSHSTCLTEACIRVAGKILESLDRGVSPCEDFYQFSCGGWIRRNPLPDGRSRWNTFNSLWDQNQAILKHLLENTTFNSSSEAERKTQRFYLSCLQVERIEELGAQPLRDLIDKIGGWNVTGPWDQDNFMEVLKAVAGTYRATPFFTVYISADSKSSNSNVIQVDQSGLFLPSRDYYLNRTANEKVLTAYLDYMEELGMLLGGHPASTREQMQQVLELEIQLANITVPQDQRRDEERIYHKMSIAELQALAPSMDWLEFLSFLLSPLELGDSEPVVVYGMDYLQQVSELINRTEPSVLNNYLIWNLVQKTTSSLDRRFESAQEKLLETLYGTKKSCTPRWQTCISNTDDALGFALGSLFVKATFDRQSKEIAEGMISEIRTAFEEALGQLVWMDEKTRQAAKEKADAIYDMIGFPDFILEPKELDDVYDGYEVSEDSFFQNMLNLYNFSAKVMADQLRKPPSRDQWSMTPQTVNAYYLPTKNEIVFPAGILQAPFYARNHPKALNFGGIGVVMGHELTHAFDDQGREYDKEGNLRPWWQNESLAAFRNHTACMEEQYSQYQVNGEKLNGRQTLGENIADNGGLKAAYNAYKAWLRKHGEEQQLPAVGLTNHQLFFVGFAQVWCSVRTPESSHEGLVTDPHSPARFRVLGTLANSRDFLRHFGCPVGSPMNSGQLCEVW from the exons ATGAGCGTCGCGCTGCAGGAGATGGGCGGCGGCGGCAAC ATGGTGGAGTACAAACGCGCCACGCTGCGGGATGAAGACGCACCCGAGACCCCCGTAGAGGGCGGGGCCTCCCCGGACGCCGTGGAGGTGGGCAAGGGGGTCATCCCTGTCTCACCAGGCCCCCGCCCTGGCATGACGTCCGGCACACCTGGGAGCTCTGGGTTGCCCTGGAGGGTCACCTGCCCCCACCTCCGCTCCATCTCTGGCCTCTGCGCTAGGACTATG GTGGGATTCCGGAAGAGGACAAGACACCTCTTGGGCTCGCACACCCAGCTGGAGCTGGTCTTGGCTGGTGTCTCTCTACTGCTGGCTGCACTGCTTCTGGGTTGCTTGGTGGCCCTGTGGGTCCAGTACCACAGAG ACCCATCCCACAGCACTTGCCTCACAGAGGCCTGCATTCGAGTGGCCGGAAAAATCCTGGAGTCCCTGGACCGTGGGGTGAGCCCCTGTGAGGACTTTTACCAGTTCTCCTGCGGAGGCTGGATTCGGAGAAACCCTCTGCCTGATGGGCGTTCTCGCTGGAACACCTTCAACAGCCTCTGGGACCAGAACCAGGCCATACTGAAGCACCTGCTCG AAAACACCACCTTCAACTCCAGCAGTGAAGCCGAGCGGAAGACACAGCGCTTCTACCTCTCCTGCCTACAGGTGGAGCGCATTGAAGAGCTGGGAGCCCAGCCGCTGCGAGACCTCATTGACAAG ATTGGTGGTTGGAACGTTACGGGGCCCTGGGACCAGGACAACTTCATGGAGGTGCTGAAGGCAGTAGCAGGGACCTACAGGGCCACCCCCTTCTTCACTGTCTACATCAGTGCCGACTCTAAGAGTTCCAACAGCAATGTTATCCAG GTGGACCAGTCTGGGCTCTTTCTACCCTCTCGAGATTACTACCTAAACAGGACTGCCAATGAGAAA GTGCTTACCGCCTACCTGGACTACATGGAGGAGCTGGGAATGCTGCTGGGAGGACATCCAGCCTCCACGCGGGAGCAGATGCAGCAGGTGCTGGAGCTGGAGATACAACTGGCCAACATCACGGTGCCCCAGGACCAGCGGCGGGATGAGGAGAGGATCTACCACAAGATGAGCATCGCAGAGCTGCAG GCCCTGGCGCCCTCCATGGACTGGCTGGAGTTCCTGTCCTTCTTGCTGTCACCGCTGGAGCTGGGTGATTCTGAGCCTGTGGTGGTGTATGGGATGGATTATTTGCAGCAGGTGTCAGAGCTCATCAACCGCACAGAGCCAAG TGTCCTGAACAATTACCTGATCTGGAACCTGGTACAGAAGACAACATCAAGCCTGGATCGCCGCTTTGAGTCTGCACAAGAGAAGCTGCTGGAGACCCTCTATGGCACCAAGAAG TCCTGCACGCCAAGGTGGCAGACCTGCATCTCCAACACGGACGACGCCCTTGGCTTCGCTCTGGGCTCCCTCTTTGTGAAGGCCACGTTTGACCGGCAGAGTAAGGAAATT GCAGAGGGGATGATCAGCGAGATCCGGACTGCCTTTGAGGAGGCCCTGGGACAGCTGGTTTGGATGGATGAGAAGACCCGCCAGGCAGCCAAGGAGAAA GCAGATGCCATCTATGATATGATTGGTTTCCCAGACTTCATCCTGGAGCCCAAAGAGCTGGATGATGTTTATGATGGG TATGAAGTGTCTGAAGATTCCTTCTTCCAGAACATGTTGAATTTGTACAACTTCTCTGCTAAGGTGATGGCTGACCAGCTCCGCAAGCCTCCCAGCCGGGACCA gtgGAGTATGACCCCCCAGACAGTGAATGCCTACTACCTTCCAACCAAGAATGAAATCGTCTTCCCCGCTGGCATCCTGCAGGCCCCCTTCTACGCCCGCAACCACCCCAA GGCCCTGAACTTTGGTGGCATCGGCGTGGTGATGGGCCACGAGTTGACACATGCCTTTGATGACCAAG GGCGCGAGTATGACAAGGAAGGGAACCTGCGGCCATGGTGGCAGAATGAGTCGCTGGCAGCCTTCCGGAATCACACGGCCTGCATGGAGGAGCAGTATAGCCAGTACCAGGTCAACGGGGAGAAGCTCAACGGCCGCCAGACGCTGGGGGAGAACATCGCTGACAACGGAGGGCTTAAGGCTGCCTACAAT GCTTACAAAGCATGGCTAAGAAAGCATGGGGAGGAGCAGCAGCTACCAGCCGTGGGGCTCACCAACCACCAGCTCTTCTTTGTGGGATTTGCCCAG GTGTGGTGCTCGGTCCGCACACCCGAGAGCTCTCACGAGGGGCTGGTGACGGACCCCCACAGCCCTGCCCGCTTCCGCGTGCTGGGCACGCTCGCCAACTCCCGTGACTTCCTGCGGCACTTCGGCTGCCCTGTCGGCTCCCCCATGAACTCAGGGCAGCTTTGTGAGGTGTGGTAG
- the ECE2 gene encoding endothelin-converting enzyme 2 isoform X5, whose amino-acid sequence MSVALQEMGGGGNMVEYKRATLRDEDAPETPVEGGASPDAVEVGFRKRTRHLLGSHTQLELVLAGVSLLLAALLLGCLVALWVQYHRDPSHSTCLTEACIRVAGKILESLDRGVSPCEDFYQFSCGGWIRRNPLPDGRSRWNTFNSLWDQNQAILKHLLENTTFNSSSEAERKTQRFYLSCLQVERIEELGAQPLRDLIDKIGGWNVTGPWDQDNFMEVLKAVAGTYRATPFFTVYISADSKSSNSNVIQVDQSGLFLPSRDYYLNRTANEKVLTAYLDYMEELGMLLGGHPASTREQMQQVLELEIQLANITVPQDQRRDEERIYHKMSIAELQALAPSMDWLEFLSFLLSPLELGDSEPVVVYGMDYLQQVSELINRTEPSVLNNYLIWNLVQKTTSSLDRRFESAQEKLLETLYGTKKSCTPRWQTCISNTDDALGFALGSLFVKATFDRQSKEIAEGMISEIRTAFEEALGQLVWMDEKTRQAAKEKADAIYDMIGFPDFILEPKELDDVYDGYEVSEDSFFQNMLNLYNFSAKVMADQLRKPPSRDQWSMTPQTVNAYYLPTKNEIVFPAGILQAPFYARNHPKALNFGGIGVVMGHELTHAFDDQGREYDKEGNLRPWWQNESLAAFRNHTACMEEQYSQYQVNGEKLNGRQTLGENIADNGGLKAAYNAYKAWLRKHGEEQQLPAVGLTNHQLFFVGFAQVWCSVRTPESSHEGLVTDPHSPARFRVLGTLANSRDFLRHFGCPVGSPMNSGQLCEVW is encoded by the exons ATGAGCGTCGCGCTGCAGGAGATGGGCGGCGGCGGCAAC ATGGTGGAGTACAAACGCGCCACGCTGCGGGATGAAGACGCACCCGAGACCCCCGTAGAGGGCGGGGCCTCCCCGGACGCCGTGGAG GTGGGATTCCGGAAGAGGACAAGACACCTCTTGGGCTCGCACACCCAGCTGGAGCTGGTCTTGGCTGGTGTCTCTCTACTGCTGGCTGCACTGCTTCTGGGTTGCTTGGTGGCCCTGTGGGTCCAGTACCACAGAG ACCCATCCCACAGCACTTGCCTCACAGAGGCCTGCATTCGAGTGGCCGGAAAAATCCTGGAGTCCCTGGACCGTGGGGTGAGCCCCTGTGAGGACTTTTACCAGTTCTCCTGCGGAGGCTGGATTCGGAGAAACCCTCTGCCTGATGGGCGTTCTCGCTGGAACACCTTCAACAGCCTCTGGGACCAGAACCAGGCCATACTGAAGCACCTGCTCG AAAACACCACCTTCAACTCCAGCAGTGAAGCCGAGCGGAAGACACAGCGCTTCTACCTCTCCTGCCTACAGGTGGAGCGCATTGAAGAGCTGGGAGCCCAGCCGCTGCGAGACCTCATTGACAAG ATTGGTGGTTGGAACGTTACGGGGCCCTGGGACCAGGACAACTTCATGGAGGTGCTGAAGGCAGTAGCAGGGACCTACAGGGCCACCCCCTTCTTCACTGTCTACATCAGTGCCGACTCTAAGAGTTCCAACAGCAATGTTATCCAG GTGGACCAGTCTGGGCTCTTTCTACCCTCTCGAGATTACTACCTAAACAGGACTGCCAATGAGAAA GTGCTTACCGCCTACCTGGACTACATGGAGGAGCTGGGAATGCTGCTGGGAGGACATCCAGCCTCCACGCGGGAGCAGATGCAGCAGGTGCTGGAGCTGGAGATACAACTGGCCAACATCACGGTGCCCCAGGACCAGCGGCGGGATGAGGAGAGGATCTACCACAAGATGAGCATCGCAGAGCTGCAG GCCCTGGCGCCCTCCATGGACTGGCTGGAGTTCCTGTCCTTCTTGCTGTCACCGCTGGAGCTGGGTGATTCTGAGCCTGTGGTGGTGTATGGGATGGATTATTTGCAGCAGGTGTCAGAGCTCATCAACCGCACAGAGCCAAG TGTCCTGAACAATTACCTGATCTGGAACCTGGTACAGAAGACAACATCAAGCCTGGATCGCCGCTTTGAGTCTGCACAAGAGAAGCTGCTGGAGACCCTCTATGGCACCAAGAAG TCCTGCACGCCAAGGTGGCAGACCTGCATCTCCAACACGGACGACGCCCTTGGCTTCGCTCTGGGCTCCCTCTTTGTGAAGGCCACGTTTGACCGGCAGAGTAAGGAAATT GCAGAGGGGATGATCAGCGAGATCCGGACTGCCTTTGAGGAGGCCCTGGGACAGCTGGTTTGGATGGATGAGAAGACCCGCCAGGCAGCCAAGGAGAAA GCAGATGCCATCTATGATATGATTGGTTTCCCAGACTTCATCCTGGAGCCCAAAGAGCTGGATGATGTTTATGATGGG TATGAAGTGTCTGAAGATTCCTTCTTCCAGAACATGTTGAATTTGTACAACTTCTCTGCTAAGGTGATGGCTGACCAGCTCCGCAAGCCTCCCAGCCGGGACCA gtgGAGTATGACCCCCCAGACAGTGAATGCCTACTACCTTCCAACCAAGAATGAAATCGTCTTCCCCGCTGGCATCCTGCAGGCCCCCTTCTACGCCCGCAACCACCCCAA GGCCCTGAACTTTGGTGGCATCGGCGTGGTGATGGGCCACGAGTTGACACATGCCTTTGATGACCAAG GGCGCGAGTATGACAAGGAAGGGAACCTGCGGCCATGGTGGCAGAATGAGTCGCTGGCAGCCTTCCGGAATCACACGGCCTGCATGGAGGAGCAGTATAGCCAGTACCAGGTCAACGGGGAGAAGCTCAACGGCCGCCAGACGCTGGGGGAGAACATCGCTGACAACGGAGGGCTTAAGGCTGCCTACAAT GCTTACAAAGCATGGCTAAGAAAGCATGGGGAGGAGCAGCAGCTACCAGCCGTGGGGCTCACCAACCACCAGCTCTTCTTTGTGGGATTTGCCCAG GTGTGGTGCTCGGTCCGCACACCCGAGAGCTCTCACGAGGGGCTGGTGACGGACCCCCACAGCCCTGCCCGCTTCCGCGTGCTGGGCACGCTCGCCAACTCCCGTGACTTCCTGCGGCACTTCGGCTGCCCTGTCGGCTCCCCCATGAACTCAGGGCAGCTTTGTGAGGTGTGGTAG
- the ECE2 gene encoding endothelin-converting enzyme 2 isoform X4: MSVALQEMGGGGNMVEYKRATLRDEDAPETPVEGGASPDAVEVGKGVIPVSPGPRPGMTSGTPGSSGLPWRVTCPHLRSISGLCARTMVGFRKRTRHLLGSHTQLELVLAGVSLLLAALLLGCLVALWVQYHRDPSHSTCLTEACIRVAGKILESLDRGVSPCEDFYQFSCGGWIRRNPLPDGRSRWNTFNSLWDQNQAILKHLLENTTFNSSSEAERKTQRFYLSCLQVERIEELGAQPLRDLIDKIGGWNVTGPWDQDNFMEVLKAVAGTYRATPFFTVYISADSKSSNSNVIQVDQSGLFLPSRDYYLNRTANEKVLTAYLDYMEELGMLLGGHPASTREQMQQVLELEIQLANITVPQDQRRDEERIYHKMSIAELQALAPSMDWLEFLSFLLSPLELGDSEPVVVYGMDYLQQVSELINRTEPSVLNNYLIWNLVQKTTSSLDRRFESAQEKLLETLYGTKKSCTPRWQTCISNTDDALGFALGSLFVKATFDRQSKEIAEGMISEIRTAFEEALGQLVWMDEKTRQAAKEKADAIYDMIGFPDFILEPKELDDVYDGYEVSEDSFFQNMLNLYNFSAKVMADQLRKPPSRDQALNFGGIGVVMGHELTHAFDDQGREYDKEGNLRPWWQNESLAAFRNHTACMEEQYSQYQVNGEKLNGRQTLGENIADNGGLKAAYNAYKAWLRKHGEEQQLPAVGLTNHQLFFVGFAQVWCSVRTPESSHEGLVTDPHSPARFRVLGTLANSRDFLRHFGCPVGSPMNSGQLCEVW, from the exons ATGAGCGTCGCGCTGCAGGAGATGGGCGGCGGCGGCAAC ATGGTGGAGTACAAACGCGCCACGCTGCGGGATGAAGACGCACCCGAGACCCCCGTAGAGGGCGGGGCCTCCCCGGACGCCGTGGAGGTGGGCAAGGGGGTCATCCCTGTCTCACCAGGCCCCCGCCCTGGCATGACGTCCGGCACACCTGGGAGCTCTGGGTTGCCCTGGAGGGTCACCTGCCCCCACCTCCGCTCCATCTCTGGCCTCTGCGCTAGGACTATG GTGGGATTCCGGAAGAGGACAAGACACCTCTTGGGCTCGCACACCCAGCTGGAGCTGGTCTTGGCTGGTGTCTCTCTACTGCTGGCTGCACTGCTTCTGGGTTGCTTGGTGGCCCTGTGGGTCCAGTACCACAGAG ACCCATCCCACAGCACTTGCCTCACAGAGGCCTGCATTCGAGTGGCCGGAAAAATCCTGGAGTCCCTGGACCGTGGGGTGAGCCCCTGTGAGGACTTTTACCAGTTCTCCTGCGGAGGCTGGATTCGGAGAAACCCTCTGCCTGATGGGCGTTCTCGCTGGAACACCTTCAACAGCCTCTGGGACCAGAACCAGGCCATACTGAAGCACCTGCTCG AAAACACCACCTTCAACTCCAGCAGTGAAGCCGAGCGGAAGACACAGCGCTTCTACCTCTCCTGCCTACAGGTGGAGCGCATTGAAGAGCTGGGAGCCCAGCCGCTGCGAGACCTCATTGACAAG ATTGGTGGTTGGAACGTTACGGGGCCCTGGGACCAGGACAACTTCATGGAGGTGCTGAAGGCAGTAGCAGGGACCTACAGGGCCACCCCCTTCTTCACTGTCTACATCAGTGCCGACTCTAAGAGTTCCAACAGCAATGTTATCCAG GTGGACCAGTCTGGGCTCTTTCTACCCTCTCGAGATTACTACCTAAACAGGACTGCCAATGAGAAA GTGCTTACCGCCTACCTGGACTACATGGAGGAGCTGGGAATGCTGCTGGGAGGACATCCAGCCTCCACGCGGGAGCAGATGCAGCAGGTGCTGGAGCTGGAGATACAACTGGCCAACATCACGGTGCCCCAGGACCAGCGGCGGGATGAGGAGAGGATCTACCACAAGATGAGCATCGCAGAGCTGCAG GCCCTGGCGCCCTCCATGGACTGGCTGGAGTTCCTGTCCTTCTTGCTGTCACCGCTGGAGCTGGGTGATTCTGAGCCTGTGGTGGTGTATGGGATGGATTATTTGCAGCAGGTGTCAGAGCTCATCAACCGCACAGAGCCAAG TGTCCTGAACAATTACCTGATCTGGAACCTGGTACAGAAGACAACATCAAGCCTGGATCGCCGCTTTGAGTCTGCACAAGAGAAGCTGCTGGAGACCCTCTATGGCACCAAGAAG TCCTGCACGCCAAGGTGGCAGACCTGCATCTCCAACACGGACGACGCCCTTGGCTTCGCTCTGGGCTCCCTCTTTGTGAAGGCCACGTTTGACCGGCAGAGTAAGGAAATT GCAGAGGGGATGATCAGCGAGATCCGGACTGCCTTTGAGGAGGCCCTGGGACAGCTGGTTTGGATGGATGAGAAGACCCGCCAGGCAGCCAAGGAGAAA GCAGATGCCATCTATGATATGATTGGTTTCCCAGACTTCATCCTGGAGCCCAAAGAGCTGGATGATGTTTATGATGGG TATGAAGTGTCTGAAGATTCCTTCTTCCAGAACATGTTGAATTTGTACAACTTCTCTGCTAAGGTGATGGCTGACCAGCTCCGCAAGCCTCCCAGCCGGGACCA GGCCCTGAACTTTGGTGGCATCGGCGTGGTGATGGGCCACGAGTTGACACATGCCTTTGATGACCAAG GGCGCGAGTATGACAAGGAAGGGAACCTGCGGCCATGGTGGCAGAATGAGTCGCTGGCAGCCTTCCGGAATCACACGGCCTGCATGGAGGAGCAGTATAGCCAGTACCAGGTCAACGGGGAGAAGCTCAACGGCCGCCAGACGCTGGGGGAGAACATCGCTGACAACGGAGGGCTTAAGGCTGCCTACAAT GCTTACAAAGCATGGCTAAGAAAGCATGGGGAGGAGCAGCAGCTACCAGCCGTGGGGCTCACCAACCACCAGCTCTTCTTTGTGGGATTTGCCCAG GTGTGGTGCTCGGTCCGCACACCCGAGAGCTCTCACGAGGGGCTGGTGACGGACCCCCACAGCCCTGCCCGCTTCCGCGTGCTGGGCACGCTCGCCAACTCCCGTGACTTCCTGCGGCACTTCGGCTGCCCTGTCGGCTCCCCCATGAACTCAGGGCAGCTTTGTGAGGTGTGGTAG
- the ECE2 gene encoding endothelin-converting enzyme 2 isoform X6: MSVALQEMGGGGNVGFRKRTRHLLGSHTQLELVLAGVSLLLAALLLGCLVALWVQYHRDPSHSTCLTEACIRVAGKILESLDRGVSPCEDFYQFSCGGWIRRNPLPDGRSRWNTFNSLWDQNQAILKHLLENTTFNSSSEAERKTQRFYLSCLQVERIEELGAQPLRDLIDKIGGWNVTGPWDQDNFMEVLKAVAGTYRATPFFTVYISADSKSSNSNVIQVDQSGLFLPSRDYYLNRTANEKVLTAYLDYMEELGMLLGGHPASTREQMQQVLELEIQLANITVPQDQRRDEERIYHKMSIAELQALAPSMDWLEFLSFLLSPLELGDSEPVVVYGMDYLQQVSELINRTEPSVLNNYLIWNLVQKTTSSLDRRFESAQEKLLETLYGTKKSCTPRWQTCISNTDDALGFALGSLFVKATFDRQSKEIAEGMISEIRTAFEEALGQLVWMDEKTRQAAKEKADAIYDMIGFPDFILEPKELDDVYDGYEVSEDSFFQNMLNLYNFSAKVMADQLRKPPSRDQWSMTPQTVNAYYLPTKNEIVFPAGILQAPFYARNHPKALNFGGIGVVMGHELTHAFDDQGREYDKEGNLRPWWQNESLAAFRNHTACMEEQYSQYQVNGEKLNGRQTLGENIADNGGLKAAYNAYKAWLRKHGEEQQLPAVGLTNHQLFFVGFAQVWCSVRTPESSHEGLVTDPHSPARFRVLGTLANSRDFLRHFGCPVGSPMNSGQLCEVW, from the exons ATGAGCGTCGCGCTGCAGGAGATGGGCGGCGGCGGCAAC GTGGGATTCCGGAAGAGGACAAGACACCTCTTGGGCTCGCACACCCAGCTGGAGCTGGTCTTGGCTGGTGTCTCTCTACTGCTGGCTGCACTGCTTCTGGGTTGCTTGGTGGCCCTGTGGGTCCAGTACCACAGAG ACCCATCCCACAGCACTTGCCTCACAGAGGCCTGCATTCGAGTGGCCGGAAAAATCCTGGAGTCCCTGGACCGTGGGGTGAGCCCCTGTGAGGACTTTTACCAGTTCTCCTGCGGAGGCTGGATTCGGAGAAACCCTCTGCCTGATGGGCGTTCTCGCTGGAACACCTTCAACAGCCTCTGGGACCAGAACCAGGCCATACTGAAGCACCTGCTCG AAAACACCACCTTCAACTCCAGCAGTGAAGCCGAGCGGAAGACACAGCGCTTCTACCTCTCCTGCCTACAGGTGGAGCGCATTGAAGAGCTGGGAGCCCAGCCGCTGCGAGACCTCATTGACAAG ATTGGTGGTTGGAACGTTACGGGGCCCTGGGACCAGGACAACTTCATGGAGGTGCTGAAGGCAGTAGCAGGGACCTACAGGGCCACCCCCTTCTTCACTGTCTACATCAGTGCCGACTCTAAGAGTTCCAACAGCAATGTTATCCAG GTGGACCAGTCTGGGCTCTTTCTACCCTCTCGAGATTACTACCTAAACAGGACTGCCAATGAGAAA GTGCTTACCGCCTACCTGGACTACATGGAGGAGCTGGGAATGCTGCTGGGAGGACATCCAGCCTCCACGCGGGAGCAGATGCAGCAGGTGCTGGAGCTGGAGATACAACTGGCCAACATCACGGTGCCCCAGGACCAGCGGCGGGATGAGGAGAGGATCTACCACAAGATGAGCATCGCAGAGCTGCAG GCCCTGGCGCCCTCCATGGACTGGCTGGAGTTCCTGTCCTTCTTGCTGTCACCGCTGGAGCTGGGTGATTCTGAGCCTGTGGTGGTGTATGGGATGGATTATTTGCAGCAGGTGTCAGAGCTCATCAACCGCACAGAGCCAAG TGTCCTGAACAATTACCTGATCTGGAACCTGGTACAGAAGACAACATCAAGCCTGGATCGCCGCTTTGAGTCTGCACAAGAGAAGCTGCTGGAGACCCTCTATGGCACCAAGAAG TCCTGCACGCCAAGGTGGCAGACCTGCATCTCCAACACGGACGACGCCCTTGGCTTCGCTCTGGGCTCCCTCTTTGTGAAGGCCACGTTTGACCGGCAGAGTAAGGAAATT GCAGAGGGGATGATCAGCGAGATCCGGACTGCCTTTGAGGAGGCCCTGGGACAGCTGGTTTGGATGGATGAGAAGACCCGCCAGGCAGCCAAGGAGAAA GCAGATGCCATCTATGATATGATTGGTTTCCCAGACTTCATCCTGGAGCCCAAAGAGCTGGATGATGTTTATGATGGG TATGAAGTGTCTGAAGATTCCTTCTTCCAGAACATGTTGAATTTGTACAACTTCTCTGCTAAGGTGATGGCTGACCAGCTCCGCAAGCCTCCCAGCCGGGACCA gtgGAGTATGACCCCCCAGACAGTGAATGCCTACTACCTTCCAACCAAGAATGAAATCGTCTTCCCCGCTGGCATCCTGCAGGCCCCCTTCTACGCCCGCAACCACCCCAA GGCCCTGAACTTTGGTGGCATCGGCGTGGTGATGGGCCACGAGTTGACACATGCCTTTGATGACCAAG GGCGCGAGTATGACAAGGAAGGGAACCTGCGGCCATGGTGGCAGAATGAGTCGCTGGCAGCCTTCCGGAATCACACGGCCTGCATGGAGGAGCAGTATAGCCAGTACCAGGTCAACGGGGAGAAGCTCAACGGCCGCCAGACGCTGGGGGAGAACATCGCTGACAACGGAGGGCTTAAGGCTGCCTACAAT GCTTACAAAGCATGGCTAAGAAAGCATGGGGAGGAGCAGCAGCTACCAGCCGTGGGGCTCACCAACCACCAGCTCTTCTTTGTGGGATTTGCCCAG GTGTGGTGCTCGGTCCGCACACCCGAGAGCTCTCACGAGGGGCTGGTGACGGACCCCCACAGCCCTGCCCGCTTCCGCGTGCTGGGCACGCTCGCCAACTCCCGTGACTTCCTGCGGCACTTCGGCTGCCCTGTCGGCTCCCCCATGAACTCAGGGCAGCTTTGTGAGGTGTGGTAG